The following are encoded together in the Anopheles nili chromosome 3, idAnoNiliSN_F5_01, whole genome shotgun sequence genome:
- the LOC128722936 gene encoding ubiquitin-conjugating enzyme E2 J2, which translates to MTNLRPTATCRLKQDYMRLKRDPVPYITAEPLPSNILEWHYVIKGPEDSPYYGGYYHGTLLFTKEFPFKPPSIYMTTPNGRFKINKRLCLSISDFHPDTWNPAWSVATILTGLLSFMLEATPTMGSCETTIHEKRRYAQQSLEFNMKNEVFQELFPEICEEISERLQKIEEQRKLAASTDGIPNGTDSSARTGDATDGLLGRTGTEDSNIWHSLYTNLIVLVGFVVFALIVHYVIKSMNI; encoded by the exons ATGACGAACCTACGACCGACTGCCACTTGTCGGCTAAAACAGGACTACATGCGATTGAAACGGGATCCAG TACCATACATAACTGCCGAACCGCTGCCCTCGAACATTCTCGAATGGCACTATGTCATTAAAGGACCGGAAGATTCGCCCTACTACGGTGGTTACTACCATGGGACGCTTTTGTTCACCAAGGAATTTCCCTTCAAACCCCCCTCGATTTACATGACCACACCGAACGGACGCTTTAAGATAAACAAACGACTCTGCCTCAGTATATCGGACTTTCATCCCGACACCTGGAACCCGGCTTGGTCGGTGGCGACCATCCTGACCGGGTTACTGAGCTTCATGCTTGAGGCGACACCTACGATGGGCTCGTGTGAGACGACGATACACGAGAAACGACGCTACGCTCAGCAGTCATTAGAGtttaatatgaaaaatgaaGTGTTTCAAGAGCTGTTCCCCGAGATTTGCGAGGAGATTAGCGAACGGTTGCAAAAGATAGAAGAACAACGGAAACTAGCGGCTAGCACGGATGGTATTCCGAACGGTACCGACAGTTCAGCTAGGACAGGAGACGCAACGGATGGTTTGCTGGGCCGTACCGGAACCGAAGACAGTAACATTTGGCATTCGCTTTACACCAACTTGATCGTGCTTGTTGGGTTCGTCGTATTTGCACTTATAGTGCACTACGTGATCAAGAGTATGAATATTTAA